GGGCTGTTCCTGGCCGTGTACCTGATCACCAATGTCGCGGACAGCGCCGGCATCGCCAATCAGCCGGTTCACCAGTTCCTGGAAATCTACCAAAACTTCCTGCCGGGCTGGCTCGCGATGACGCTGGCGGTCGTGCTCGTGGTGATCAGCCAGATCAAGATCAACGTGACCAATGCATACTCAGGCTCGCTGGCATGGACGAACGCGTTCACCCGTGTGACCAAGCACTATCCGGGCCGCCTGGTGTTCCTCGGCGTGAACCTGCTGATCGCGCTGATCCTGATGGAAGCGAACATGTTCGACTTCCTGAACACCATCCTCGGGTTCTACGCCAACTGCGGCATGGCCTGGGTTGTGGTGGTGGCCTCGGACATCCTCTTCAACAAATACCTGTTGCAGCTTTCGCCGAAAACGCCTGAGTTCCGTCGCGGGATGCTGTACGACTTCAATCCCGTGGGTTTCGGATCGATGCTGATCGCCGCCGGTCTGTCCGTCATCGCATTCTTCGGCGGGCTCGGCGAAACGTTGCGGCCATACTCACCCCTGGTGGCAATCGTCCTGGGGTTGGTGCTCCCGCCGATCATCGCCATCGCCACCTCTGGTAAGTACTACTTGCGGCGCACCGACGACGGCATCGCCCTGCCGATGTACGACAGGTACGGCAACCCGTCCGGAGAGCACCTGAAATGTCATGTCTGCCACCATGATTACGAGCGCCCGGACATGACCAAGGCCGCTGTTCACAAGGGCTACATTTGCTCGCTCTGCCTGTCTACCGACAAGACCGGCGAGCACGTACTACCCGCGCAGACCTCGCTGGTGACGGCAAGAACGATCGCCTCGCAAGGTACTTATGTCGCGGCGGCTCGGGAGAATGGCTCAGACGCATAGCGCGAGGAGGACGATGAAGGCCTGAATCCAGCGAAGGACCAATAGCTGGTTCATGTATCAGCGACGCCGCAACAGGCACGATCTCTTGTGGCGTCGCTGCCTCATTTTGAAGTCATGCCAATTTATAATCGTGCGACCCTTACGGTTCTCCAACTAGAGCGGATAGTTCCTGGCGCCATTATCCTTCCAGAGTTCGCAGTTTGAAATATGTGCTAAGGCTCAGGGTTATGGAAGAGGATGTGGGCTGCGAAGTTATCTGCGAGCGGGACCTCCTGCCGGCCAAGCACATGGGAGTCAGACGACTGTGGCGAGCGGGACGGGAAGGAATGAAGCGTTC
This genomic window from Candidatus Nitrospira nitrificans contains:
- a CDS encoding purine-cytosine permease family protein; this encodes MDEANVDTMTASKETMEDYTLRFAPRSYRKWSTGVVGISALGGIAYLADFAIGANVGISYGTTNALWGILIFAIVILATGFPVAYYSARYNIDLDLVTRGSGFGYYGSVVTNVIFATFTFIFFALEGSIMAQGLELGLGIPLWMGYAVSTLIIFPLVIYGMKVLSTLQVWTTPLWLILMVAPFVYLVVSHPESVGQFFAYAGESGKAGFDLGSTLLAAGVCLSLIAQIAEQNDYLRFMPPMTPENKRNWWTWLILAGPGWVFFGAIKQVVGLFLAVYLITNVADSAGIANQPVHQFLEIYQNFLPGWLAMTLAVVLVVISQIKINVTNAYSGSLAWTNAFTRVTKHYPGRLVFLGVNLLIALILMEANMFDFLNTILGFYANCGMAWVVVVASDILFNKYLLQLSPKTPEFRRGMLYDFNPVGFGSMLIAAGLSVIAFFGGLGETLRPYSPLVAIVLGLVLPPIIAIATSGKYYLRRTDDGIALPMYDRYGNPSGEHLKCHVCHHDYERPDMTKAAVHKGYICSLCLSTDKTGEHVLPAQTSLVTARTIASQGTYVAAARENGSDA